One window from the genome of Amphiprion ocellaris isolate individual 3 ecotype Okinawa chromosome 23, ASM2253959v1, whole genome shotgun sequence encodes:
- the cnga1b gene encoding cGMP-gated cation channel alpha-1 — protein sequence MAKVAPLAPPITARLTPPTIILQDMEEAEPADVRVIQTETPVVLFNVNNSNNNEDEEEKKKKKKEKKERKEKKEKEKQEKKERKEKKQKEEKEKEKEKEKEKEKEKEKAKEEPPKEITVIDPAGNTYYHWLFIITVPVMYNWTLIIARACFEELQTDYLVYWFLLDLLSDLIYLGDMVFRTRTGYLEQGLLVKDELKLRERYMNSFQFKLDLASMVPTDVLYVVFGLKYPEIRLNKLLRFNRMLEFFQRTETRTNYPNALRISNLVMYIVIIIHWNACLYYSFSKAIGFGADRFVYPDPSDPEFGRLVRKYAYSMYWSTLTLTTIGETPPPVENSEYFFVVTDFLVGVLIFATIVGNVGSMITNMNAARADFQARIDAIKQYMSFRKVTKDLEKRVIKWFDFLWTNKKAVDEREVLKYLPDKLRAEIAINVHLDTLKKVRIFADCEAGLLVELVLKLQPQVYSPGDYICKKGDIGREMYIIKEGKLAVVADDGIKQFVVLSDGSYFGEISILAIKGSKAGNRRTANIRSIGYSDLFCLSKDDLMEALTEYPDAKAMLEEKGRQILMKDGLLDLEVAAQGPDPKEIEEKVDRMTGTLDVLQTRYARLLAEHEATHSKLKHRVTRLEKKMAPPPRADQPVDAPPPETEPTKEEEKK from the exons ATGGCTAAAGTTGCTCCATTGGCCCCGCCCATCACTGCCAGATTGACTCCGCCCACCATAATTTTGCAGGACATGGAGGAGGCGGAGCCAGCTGACGTCCG GGTCATCCAGACAGAAACTCCAGTGGTTCTGTTCAACgtcaacaacagcaacaacaacgaGGACGA ggaggagaagaagaagaagaagaaggagaagaaggagaggaaagaaaagaagga gaaagaaaaacaggagaagaaggagagaaaggagaagaagcagaaggaggagaaagagaaagaaaaagaaaaggagaaggagaaagaaaaagagaaagagaaggccAAGGAGGAGCC TCCTAAGGAGATCACAGTGATCGATCCAGCAGGAAACACCTACTACCACTGGCTGTTCATCATCACTGTTCCTGTCATGTACAACTGGACGCTCATCATAGCCAG GGCATGTTTCGAGGAGCTGCAGACCGATTACCTGGTCTACTGgttcctcctggacctcctgtccGACCTCATCTACCTGGGCGACATGGTGTTCAGAACCAGGACCG GTTACCTGGAGCAGGGTTTGCTGGTGAAGGACGAGCTGAAGCTCCGTGAGCGCTACATGAACAGTTTCCAGTTCAAGCTGGACTTGGCCTCCATGGTTCCCACCGATGTTCTGTACGTCGTCTTCGGCCTCAAATACCCGGAGATCCGCCTCAACAAACTGCTGCGATTCAACAG GATGTTGGAGTTCTTCCAGCGGACAGAGACCAGAACCAACTACCCCAACGCTCTTCGTATTTCCAACCTGGTCATGtacatcgtcatcatcatccacTGGAACGCCTGCCTCTACTACTCCTTCTCCAAGGCCATCG GTTTCGGTGCCGACAGGTTCGTGTATCCGGACCCATCGGACCCAGAGTTCGGTCGTCTGGTGAGGAAGTACGCCTACAGCATGTACTGGTCCACGCTGACGCTGACCACCATCGGAGAAACACCGCCCCCTGTGGAGAACTCCGAGTACTTCTTCGTCGTCACGGACTTCTTG GTCGGCGTCTTGATCTTCGCCACCATCGTCGGTAACGTCGGCTCCATGATCACCAACATGAACGCTGCCAGAGCCGACTTCCAGGCTCGCATCGACGCCATCAAGCAGTACATGAGCTTCCGAAAG GTAACCAAGGACCTAGAGAAGCGAGTGATCAAGTGGTTCGACTTCCTGTGGACCAATAAGAAAGCGGTGGACGAGAGGGAGGTGCTGAAGTACCTGCCGGACAAACTGAGGGCTGAGATCGCCATCAACGTCCACCTGGACACGCTGAAGAAG GTCCGGATCTTCGCCGACTGCGAGGCCGGGCTGCTGGTGGAGCTGGTTCTGAAGCTGCAGCCGCAGGTCTACAGTCCCGGAGACTACATCTGCAAGAAGGGCGACATCGGCCGCGAGATGTACATCATCAAGGAGGGCAAGCTGGCCGTGGTCGCCGACGACGGCATCAAGCAGTTCGTGGTCCTCAGTGACGGAAGCTACTTCGGCGAGATCAGCATCCTGGCCATCAAGG GCAGTAAAGCAGGAAACAGGAGGACGGCAAACATCCGCAGCATCGGCTACTCCGACCTCTTCTGTCTCTCCAAAGACGACCTGATGGAGGCGCTGACCGAGTATCCGGATGCCAAGGCCATGCTGGAGGAGAAGGGGAGGCAGATCTTGATGAAGGACGGGCTGCTGGACCTGGAG gtggCGGCGCAGGGTCCCGACCCGAAGGAGATCGAGGAGAAGGTGGACCGCATGACGGGAACGCTGGACGTCCTGCAGACCCGCTACGCCCGACTGCTGGCCGAGCACGAGGCCACGCACAGCAAGCTCAAACACAGAGTCACCCGGCTGGAGAAGAAGATGGCGCCGCCGCCGAGGGCCGACCAGCCGGTGGATGCCCCGCCCCCAGAGACGGAACCCaccaaagaagaagagaagaagtag